DNA from Aliarcobacter butzleri:
AGGAAGATTTAAAAATCCTGCTCCAACTGCACCAATAGCTAAGATTAGAAGTGGTAAAGTGATAGTTTTTGAAGTATAAACATAATCAACATCATGATGATTTGGTGCAACAAAAACTATAAAATACATTCTAAACATATAATATGCTGTTAAGAATGCAGTAAATAAAGCAATTCCATAAATTAAATATTGTCCTTCTTGGAAAGCTGCTGCTAAAATAGCATCTTTTGAGAAGAATCCAGAGAATGGTGGAATTCCAGAAATTGCAATAACCCCAATTAGGAATGTTAATCCAATAATAGGAAGATTTGCTCTATGCTTTGCAATTTTAAATATATTTTGTTCGTGATGAAGTGCTATAATAATCCCACCAGCTCCCATGAATAACATTGCTTTAAAGAAAGCATGTGTAAATACGTGGAACAGTCCAGTTGAATAAAAACCTAAACCAACAGCAATAAACATATATCCTAATTGACTCATTGTTGAATATGCAAGAATCTTTTTTATATCCGTTTGTTTAGTTGCAATAACTGCGGCTAATAGTGCAGAAATTGCTCCAATATAAGCTATAAATATTCCAATTTCTTCAATTCCAGCATATAAGAAATGGAATCTTGCAACCATATAAACCCCAGCTGTTACCATCGTAGCAGCGTGAATTAAAGCTGAAATTGGAGTTGGTCCTGCCATTGCATCAGGTAACCAAACATAAAGTGGAACTTGAGCTGATTTTCCCATTGCTCCTACAAAAAGTAAAAAACCTGAAAGAATCAATAAACTATTTGTAGTATTTCCTATATTTGCTTCAATAGTTCCAAATGATAAATCAACTTGACCTAAAGCAAAAAATAAAGTTACAACACCAAGTAAAAATCCAAAGTCACCAACTCTGTTTACTATAAATGCTTTATTTGCAGCAATAACATTGTCTTTACTACCATAATAAAATTTGATTAAAAGATATGAACAAACTCCAACACCTTCCCAACCAATAAATAAAATTATTGGATTATCTGCTAATACAAGGATTAACATTGAAGCTAAGAAAAGGTTAAAGTAAGCAAAGAACTTACCAAATCCATCATCACCTTTCATATAACCAATTGCATAAATATGAATTAGCCAACCAACAAAAGTTACAAACATAGACATAAAAATTGATAAATTATCACCTAAAAATGCCATTTCAATATTTAATTTATCAACATTTAACCAAGTAAAAATATGTTGTTTAAATATGATTTTTTCTTCAAGCATTCTTAGGAATAAACTTAAAGTAATTAAGAATGAAATTAATGGAGTAATAGTTCCAATTAAAGCAAAATAATTTTCTGAAATTTTGCTTTTTTTAATATGATAGAAATATAATGAACCATTAAGTATAGCACCAAATAAAGGAGCTAAAATAATCCAAACTAAAGCAGATGTATTCATATTAGTTTTCTCCTTGAGTTAGAGATGTAAATACATCTGTGTTTAAAGATTTTTTTGATCTAAATAATAAAATTATTACTGATAAGAAAATCGCAGCTTCAGCAGCAGCAATTGAAATAACCATAACCGTAATAATTTGAGGGTCAATATTAAAGTGATATCTAGCAAATGTTATTAAAAATAGGTTTATACCATTTAACATCATTTCAATTGACATATATATAACAAAAATATTTTTTCTTGCTATAACACCTATTGCTCCAATTGAAAATAACATCATTGAAACAAAGGCATAAGAAGTAAGTGATACCATAAATTAGTCCTCCTTGCTTATAATTTTAGATTTTCTTTTTTTTGCAAGAACAACTGAACCAACAAGTGCAATTAAAAGCAAAATTGAGATTAATTCGAATGCAACAATCCAGTGATTATAAAGTTCTATTCCAACAGGTTTTATATCTCCAAAATCACCTTGAACTATGTTGAAATCTTTTTGTGGAAGATTTGAAACTGCTTTTAAAACTAAAACATTCAAAGGAATCATAATAACAGCACCAAGTGCTATTAACTTATATTTATTTGGTTCATGTGGTAAATCTTCTTCTTTAATATTTAAGAACATTAAGATAAATAAAATTAAAGTCATAATTGCACCAGCATAAACTATAATTTGAACTAAAAATAAGAAAGTTGCATTTAAAAGTGCAAACATACCTGCAACACTTAACATTGTAATTAATACACCTAATGCACTAAACATTGGATTTTTGTATACAATCATAGCAATAGCACCAGTGATTGCAAAAAATGCTAAAGCAATAAATATTAAATCAACCATTATTTTAAATCCTTTGATCTTTCATTAGCCATTAAAGCTTTTTTGTCTAATACAAAATCTTCTCTTTTTGACGCTGTAAATGAAAAAATTCCTGTATCCATTCTAATCGCATCACAAGGACAAGCTTCAACACAATATCCACAGAATACACACTCTAATAAATCGATTTTAAACTCTTTAGGTCTTTTTTCATTGTGTTCATCGAATCTTTCTTCAGCTTCAATAAAGATACATTCAGCAGGACATGCAGTTGCACACATAAAACAAGCTACACATTTTTCACTACCATCATCAAACTTTGTAAGTCTATGAACACCTCTATATCTATCAGTAATATCTGTTGGTTGAACTTCTGGATATTGTAAAGTATTGATACTTTCTACATCTTTTAAATTTTTAACAAAATGTTTAAAAGTTGTTTTCATTCCACCTGCAATACCAGGTAAATATAATCTATCTTTAAACGATTTACCGTGTCTTTGTACTACTTTTATTCCCATATTAATTTCCTACAACAACTATAATCGCAGTTATTACGATATTTAAAAGAGCTAACGGAATTAAAACTTTCCAACCCAACATTTGTAATTGATCATATCTAAATCTTAAAACAGTCCATCTAACCCACATATAAACAAAAACCATCATAAAAAACTTAATTAAAAAAGTTCCAATTTGAATAACAGCAGTTGCTATATTTACACCATTTGTTCCAAGTCCATTAACTAAAAAAGAGATTAAGAAACCTACAACGATTATACAAATTGACCAAAATAAAACAGTTAATATTTTTGTCTCTTTTAATCTTGATTTATCTTCACCGATAGCTTTATTATTCTTTTTCATCCATTTAGTAAAGATGAATATTTTAATTGGAAGTAGAATAATAATCGCTAAAATTACGTAATTGATATTTGCTTGAATTGTTTGTGTATCCATCCAAGGAATTTGATATCCACCAAAGAATAAAGTTACAATGATTGCACTTGATGCACTCATAGCTGCATATTCTCCAACTTGGAAAAGACCAAATTTCATAGCACTATACTCTGTATGATAACCTGCAACAATTTCAGATTCACCTTCTGCTAAGTCAAAAGGTGCTCTATTTGTTTCTGCAAAAGAACAAACAATAAAGATAATAGCAGCTAGTGGTTGAATAAAGATTCCCCACATTGGAATAACACCTAAATAAGTTCCACTTTGAGCATTTACCATATCTGTTAAATGAATTGAACCATAAGAGATAATCATAGAAATAATTGCTAATCCCATAGCAGCTTCATAAGAAATAACTTGTGCTGAGGCTCTAATTGAACCTAAAAGTCCATATTTATTTCCAGATGAATAACCACCTAAGATTATTCCATAAACACTAAGTCCTGCAAATGCAATAAACCACATAATACCTAATTGGTTTGGAATTGCTTGCATGATATGAGATTTGTCATCTATTACTAAAACATCAGCATAAGGAACTACTGCAAAAGTTAAAAAAGAACATAAAAATACAATAACAGGAGCTATTGTAAAGAAAAACTTGTGTTTTATATGAGAAGGTGTAAAATCTTCTTTAAATACAAGTTTAAGCATATCTGCAAGAGCTTGGATAAGTCCACCTAATCTCATAGGCCCAATATTACATCTATTTGGACCACTTCTATCTTGAATAAAACCACAGATTCTTCTTTCCCACCAAACCCAAAGAGGAGTTAGTCCAACTGCAAGAACTACGGCTAGAATAATATTTACAAGGATTATAATTATATCACTCATAGAGTTCCCTTCTCAATCATTGATTTTAAATCTTCTATTATTGTTGTTATAGTTTTTATTGGTTCATTTTTATTCATTTTTGAAACCACTTTTTGTTTAATTCCATCACAATTTATATATGTTCCAGTTTTTTCATAAAAAGATGCAACAGGAACTGCTATATTTGAATAACCAATTGTTAAACAATGATGACTAAAGAAAGAGATAACTTTTTTATTTTCAAGAAGTTTTAGGTTATTTTCAAAATAGCTATTTTCAATTATAATAACTAAAGAAGAATTATTTAATTTTTCTTCAAAAAATTCTTTAGTTTCATCAATTTCTAACTCTTTAAATGAAGCTCTATTAGCACTTCTATCACTATTTCTAAGATAATCATCTCCAAAAGTTTCATCAATAGTATTTGGAGAATATCCACTAATAGAGATATTTAATTTTGAAGCTAGATTTTTAGCATTTAGTATTTCTTCATAAGAAAGATTTGGACTTAGTAAAATTAAAATATTTTTATTTGTTGATAACTCTTTAAAAATAGAAGCATTTACACTATTCATATCTGATTCATTTTTGTTAATTAATGGAGTTTCAAATCTATTTTCATTCTCTTTTGTATAAGACAATCTTCCCTCATCACACATAAACCAACCATTGATTGCTTTATTTACTCTAGGTCTAAATCTATAGATTACATCATCTTTATATTTTTCTTTTCGATGATCTACATGAATATTACATGCTTTAGAACAGCCATTACATATAGCATCAAAACTTTCTAAAAACCAAACTCTTTGTTTAAATCTAAAGTCTTTGCTTGTTAATGCACCAACTGGACATAAATCAACAACATTCATTGCATAAGGATTATTTAAAGGACGACCTGGAAAAGTTCCAATTACAGAGTGGTCAGCTCTACTTATAACTCCAAGTTCATTTGTTTTTGTTATAGTTGAGCAGAATCTTACACATCTTGTACAAAGTACACATCTTTCTTGATCTAACATAACATTAGAACCAAGGTCAATTCTTTTTCTTGCATGATTTTTTACTTCAAGGTTTACTCTTGAGTCATAAAATCCTGATTCCATATAATAATCTTGTAGTTTACATTCACCAGCTTGGTCACATGTAGGACAGTCAATTGGGTGATTTATAAGTTCAAGCTCTAAAATATCTCGTCTTACTTTTTCAATATTTTGACCTTTTGTTCTTACAACCATACCATCTTTTACTGGTGTATCACAAGCAATTTGAGGTCTTTTTTGTCCCTCAATTTCAACCATACACATCCTACAATTTCCATCTTTTCCCAACGCTTGATGATAACAAAAGTGAGGGATATGAATATTTTCATCTAATAATTTATCAATAAGCAAACTACCTTTGGTAGCTTGCATTTGAACACCATTAATTGTAATATTAACAACTTCAGCCATAAATAATACCCCTTACACTTTGTGTTTAATTTTTTTTTAATTACCTGTATATAATTGTCTTGGTCTTGCAATTTTATGTTTTGGATCTTGTTTTAATTCAGACCATTGTGCTAACCATCCTGGAGTTCTACCAATAACAAAGATTGGTGTAAACATTTCAACAGGAATTTTTAATGCAGTTAAGATTACACCTGAATAGAAGTCAATATTTGGATATAAACCTCTTTCTTTGAAGTAATCATCACTTAAAGCTGCTTTTTCAACTGCTGCTGCGATATCAAGAAGTTTTGAATCAAGATTTAATTTTTCTCTTAATTTATCTTGTAATCCTTTTAAAGTTTCAGCTCTTGGATCTCTATTTTTATAAACTCTATGTCCAAATCCCATTAATCTAAATGGATCATTTTTATCTTTTGCTTTTGCAATATAAGTTGGAACATTTTTAACATCACCAATTAATTTTAATTGATCCATAACTTTTTCATTTGCCCCACCATGTGCACTTCCCCATAAAGCTGAGATACCAGATGCAATTGCTACATAAGGGTGAGCTTCAGTAGAACCAACATTTCTAACTGTTGTTGTAGAAGCATTTTGTTCATGGTCAGCATGTAAAGTTAAAATTGCATCAAGTGCATCAACTTCGATTTGAGTAATTTCTTGATTTTTCCCATCACCTAAATATTTCATTCTTCCTCCTGGATATGCTCTTAACATATATAAGAAGTTTTCTGTGAAATATCTATTTACATCTGGATAAATAAGCGGAGTACCAATAGAATTTCTATATGCCATAGCTGCAATTACAGGCATTTTTGCTAAAATTCTTCTTCTCATCATTTTGAAAGCATCTTCATCTTCTAAATGTAAGTGATCTTTATAAAATGCAGATAATGCCATAGTTGCTGCTCCCATAGTTGCCATTGGGTGAGCACCATCTGGTAGCGCATCAAATAATCTAATAATACCTTCATTTAAAAAAGATCTATGTCTTATTTCTAAATCAAAGTTTTTTGAAGCTTCTGGTGTTGGAAGTTTCCCTCTCATTAAAAGGTAAGCAACATCTAAAAATGAGTGTTTTCCAGCAAGTTCAGTAATATCATAACCTCTATATCTTAACTCAGAATTTTCTCCATCAATAAATGTGATTTTAGATTCACAAGAAGCAGTTGAAGTGTAACCTGGGTCATAAGTGAACATTCCAGAATCTTTATAAAATGTAGATATATCTACAACGCTAGGTCCTCTTGTACCATCAACTATATTATATTCATAAGTTTTACCATTTCTATTATCTGTAAAAGTCATTGTATTCTTTGGCATTTTTTCTCCTCTTTTTTAATTAAATTAATTTTTTAGATATGCTTTAAATTCTTCAGGGAATTTTTTTACGATACTTGCAATAATATCTTTTACTGCTGGTGCAAAAACGCAAACTGTTTTTCCATTTAGAGTATCACAAACATCCATTATAGTTTTCAGATCTTTATCTGAAGCTTCACCAGCTATAACTTTTTTTAGAATTTTATCAATCCAACCAGTTCCTTCTCTACATGGAGTACATTGACCACAAGATTCATGGTGATAGAATTCAATAATATTTTTTGCAACTTCTACCATTGAAGTATCTTCATCTATTACTATCATTCCACCTGTACCTAAAGTTGAACCAATCTCCCACATTGATTCATAGTCCAATACAGCTTTTTCAACTTCTGAAGCTGTTAAAATTGGACATGATGAACCTCCTGGGATAATTGCTTTTAGTTTTTTGCCTTCAAGCATTCCTCCGCCAAGAACATTTAGAAAATCAATCATTTTGTTCCCGTATGCCATTTCATAAACACCTGGATTTTTAACAGGCCCTGAAATTGCAAAAAGCATTGTTCCTGGAGATTTTTCTGTACCGTATTTTGTATAACCTTCCGCTCCATTTTCTACAATATTTGGAACTGAAGAGATAGTTTCTACGTTATTTACAGTTGCAGGATTATCAAAGAACCATTCACACTCTTTTCCATGTGGTTTAAGTCTTGGATGACCTCTTTTACCTTCTAAAGATTCAATAAGTGCTGATTTTTCACCACAAATATAAGCTCCACCACCTCTATGAACTGTAATATCAACTTTAAAATCATATTTATCCATGATTTTATCACCAATAATTTTTGCTTCATAAGCTTCTTTTATAGCTTCATTTAATCTATCTATAAAAAATTTATATTCACCTCTTATGTAAATATAAGCGTGATTTGCTTGTATTGCCCAACAAGTACAAATAATTCCTTCTATTAAAATATGAGGATCATATTGGAAAATTTGTCTATCTTTAAAAGTACCTGGTTCACTCTCATCCCCATTTACTATTAAATATCTTGGTCTTTCATCAACTGGTGGCATAAGTTCCCATTTTGGTCCACAAGCAGCTCCACCACCACCTTTTCCTCTAAGTCCTGATTTTGTAACTTCAGCAGTTACTTCTTCAGGTTTCATAGTAAATAATTTATCTATAGAAGAATATCTTCCATTTGCTAGAGCAACTTCTAATTTATGAGAATTTGGGATATCAAAATTTTTACTTACGATTTTAGTTAGCATTTTTGCACTCCCAAATTATTTTTTCTAATTTTTCTTTTGTTAATTTTCCATGATAAACATTGTTTAATGCAATCATTGGTGCATCACCACAAGCACCTTGACATTCAACTTCTGTAAATGTAAATAAACCATCAGCACTTGTTTGTCCAGATTCTAAACCTAATACATCTTTTATATATTGTTTAAGTTCTTTTGCTCCACAAACCATACAAGAAACTGTTTTACATAATTCGATGTGATATTTTCCTATTGGTTTTAAGTTAAACATTGTATAAAAAGTTGCAACTTCATATACTTGAATAGGAGTTTTTCCTAATCTATCAGCTACATAAACCATAGCTTCTGGACTAACCCAACCTTCTTGTTCTTGAACTAACCAAAGTGCAGGCAACATACAAGAATCTATTTTAGGATATCTTGATACGTATTCTTGGAATTTTATTTCATTTTCGCTTGTATATTTAAAACTATTCATTATCTATCAAACTCCCCTGCAATAAAGTTCATACTAGCCATCGTAACAACAGCATCTGCAAGCATTGTTCCCTCAACAATTTTTGAATAAGCTGCTAAAGAGTAAAAACATGGTGGTCTACATTTTACTTTATATGGTCTACCACTTCCATCACTTACAATGAAAAATCCTAATTCTCCATTTGCCGCTTCACTAAAGCTGTAATATTCACCTTTTGGAACTTGGATCCCTTCAAAAGTTAATTTAAATTGATTCATTAAACCTTCAATGTTTCCATAAACATCTTTTTTAGAAGGAAGAATAACACCTGGTGCATAAACATTGATTGCCCCATCTGGAAGATTTTTCATAGCTTGTCTAATAATTTTTGTAGATTGTCTCATCTCTTCAAATCTACACATCATTCTGTCATAAACATCACCATGACTTCCTATAACTACATCAAAATCAAAATTTTCATAACCATAGTATGGTTTGTCTTTTCTTAAATCGCAAGCAACACCAGCTGCTCTTAAATTTGGTCCAGAAATACCATTTCTTAAAGCAAAATCAGCTTTTATAACTCCAACATCTTGTGTTCTATCATGATAGATTCTATTGTGAGCAATTAAAGATAAAGCATCTTCAACACCTTTTTCAACTGCCTTTAAAACTTCTTCTAAGTCTTTATCAAATCCATCATATAAATCAAACTCTAAACCACCAATTCTTGTATAAGTATTAGTTAATCTAGCTCCTGTTAATTTTGATAATAAATCGTAAGCCATATCTCTTGGTGAGAAAAGGTACCAGAAGTTTGTAAGTCCACCTAAG
Protein-coding regions in this window:
- the nuoF gene encoding NADH-quinone oxidoreductase subunit NuoF, whose amino-acid sequence is MLTKIVSKNFDIPNSHKLEVALANGRYSSIDKLFTMKPEEVTAEVTKSGLRGKGGGGAACGPKWELMPPVDERPRYLIVNGDESEPGTFKDRQIFQYDPHILIEGIICTCWAIQANHAYIYIRGEYKFFIDRLNEAIKEAYEAKIIGDKIMDKYDFKVDITVHRGGGAYICGEKSALIESLEGKRGHPRLKPHGKECEWFFDNPATVNNVETISSVPNIVENGAEGYTKYGTEKSPGTMLFAISGPVKNPGVYEMAYGNKMIDFLNVLGGGMLEGKKLKAIIPGGSSCPILTASEVEKAVLDYESMWEIGSTLGTGGMIVIDEDTSMVEVAKNIIEFYHHESCGQCTPCREGTGWIDKILKKVIAGEASDKDLKTIMDVCDTLNGKTVCVFAPAVKDIIASIVKKFPEEFKAYLKN
- the nuoK gene encoding NADH-quinone oxidoreductase subunit NuoK — protein: MVSLTSYAFVSMMLFSIGAIGVIARKNIFVIYMSIEMMLNGINLFLITFARYHFNIDPQIITVMVISIAAAEAAIFLSVIILLFRSKKSLNTDVFTSLTQGEN
- a CDS encoding citrate synthase, translating into MPKNTMTFTDNRNGKTYEYNIVDGTRGPSVVDISTFYKDSGMFTYDPGYTSTASCESKITFIDGENSELRYRGYDITELAGKHSFLDVAYLLMRGKLPTPEASKNFDLEIRHRSFLNEGIIRLFDALPDGAHPMATMGAATMALSAFYKDHLHLEDEDAFKMMRRRILAKMPVIAAMAYRNSIGTPLIYPDVNRYFTENFLYMLRAYPGGRMKYLGDGKNQEITQIEVDALDAILTLHADHEQNASTTTVRNVGSTEAHPYVAIASGISALWGSAHGGANEKVMDQLKLIGDVKNVPTYIAKAKDKNDPFRLMGFGHRVYKNRDPRAETLKGLQDKLREKLNLDSKLLDIAAAVEKAALSDDYFKERGLYPNIDFYSGVILTALKIPVEMFTPIFVIGRTPGWLAQWSELKQDPKHKIARPRQLYTGN
- a CDS encoding complex I 24 kDa subunit family protein, giving the protein MNSFKYTSENEIKFQEYVSRYPKIDSCMLPALWLVQEQEGWVSPEAMVYVADRLGKTPIQVYEVATFYTMFNLKPIGKYHIELCKTVSCMVCGAKELKQYIKDVLGLESGQTSADGLFTFTEVECQGACGDAPMIALNNVYHGKLTKEKLEKIIWECKNAN
- a CDS encoding NuoI/complex I 23 kDa subunit family protein, yielding MGIKVVQRHGKSFKDRLYLPGIAGGMKTTFKHFVKNLKDVESINTLQYPEVQPTDITDRYRGVHRLTKFDDGSEKCVACFMCATACPAECIFIEAEERFDEHNEKRPKEFKIDLLECVFCGYCVEACPCDAIRMDTGIFSFTASKREDFVLDKKALMANERSKDLK
- the nuoL gene encoding NADH-quinone oxidoreductase subunit L; amino-acid sequence: MNTSALVWIILAPLFGAILNGSLYFYHIKKSKISENYFALIGTITPLISFLITLSLFLRMLEEKIIFKQHIFTWLNVDKLNIEMAFLGDNLSIFMSMFVTFVGWLIHIYAIGYMKGDDGFGKFFAYFNLFLASMLILVLADNPIILFIGWEGVGVCSYLLIKFYYGSKDNVIAANKAFIVNRVGDFGFLLGVVTLFFALGQVDLSFGTIEANIGNTTNSLLILSGFLLFVGAMGKSAQVPLYVWLPDAMAGPTPISALIHAATMVTAGVYMVARFHFLYAGIEEIGIFIAYIGAISALLAAVIATKQTDIKKILAYSTMSQLGYMFIAVGLGFYSTGLFHVFTHAFFKAMLFMGAGGIIIALHHEQNIFKIAKHRANLPIIGLTFLIGVIAISGIPPFSGFFSKDAILAAAFQEGQYLIYGIALFTAFLTAYYMFRMYFIVFVAPNHHDVDYVYTSKTITLPLLILAIGAVGAGFLNLPSIFGGNHFVDTWLGQLNSKVIHLDHSTEYILMILSVVVAACGIFVAYKKYANFDLSKEETETGFVGRKLYVDELYDFLFVKSAKAISTFIDKVLDDKIIDAFIMKSSISFVNVGKKVAMIQNANVRFYAVFMLIGMTCIFVYLYITLGL
- a CDS encoding NADH-quinone oxidoreductase subunit J family protein, which codes for MVDLIFIALAFFAITGAIAMIVYKNPMFSALGVLITMLSVAGMFALLNATFLFLVQIIVYAGAIMTLILFILMFLNIKEEDLPHEPNKYKLIALGAVIMIPLNVLVLKAVSNLPQKDFNIVQGDFGDIKPVGIELYNHWIVAFELISILLLIALVGSVVLAKKRKSKIISKED
- a CDS encoding complex I subunit 1/NuoH family protein; this translates as MSDIIIILVNIILAVVLAVGLTPLWVWWERRICGFIQDRSGPNRCNIGPMRLGGLIQALADMLKLVFKEDFTPSHIKHKFFFTIAPVIVFLCSFLTFAVVPYADVLVIDDKSHIMQAIPNQLGIMWFIAFAGLSVYGIILGGYSSGNKYGLLGSIRASAQVISYEAAMGLAIISMIISYGSIHLTDMVNAQSGTYLGVIPMWGIFIQPLAAIIFIVCSFAETNRAPFDLAEGESEIVAGYHTEYSAMKFGLFQVGEYAAMSASSAIIVTLFFGGYQIPWMDTQTIQANINYVILAIIILLPIKIFIFTKWMKKNNKAIGEDKSRLKETKILTVLFWSICIIVVGFLISFLVNGLGTNGVNIATAVIQIGTFLIKFFMMVFVYMWVRWTVLRFRYDQLQMLGWKVLIPLALLNIVITAIIVVVGN
- a CDS encoding 2Fe-2S iron-sulfur cluster-binding protein codes for the protein MAEVVNITINGVQMQATKGSLLIDKLLDENIHIPHFCYHQALGKDGNCRMCMVEIEGQKRPQIACDTPVKDGMVVRTKGQNIEKVRRDILELELINHPIDCPTCDQAGECKLQDYYMESGFYDSRVNLEVKNHARKRIDLGSNVMLDQERCVLCTRCVRFCSTITKTNELGVISRADHSVIGTFPGRPLNNPYAMNVVDLCPVGALTSKDFRFKQRVWFLESFDAICNGCSKACNIHVDHRKEKYKDDVIYRFRPRVNKAINGWFMCDEGRLSYTKENENRFETPLINKNESDMNSVNASIFKELSTNKNILILLSPNLSYEEILNAKNLASKLNISISGYSPNTIDETFGDDYLRNSDRSANRASFKELEIDETKEFFEEKLNNSSLVIIIENSYFENNLKLLENKKVISFFSHHCLTIGYSNIAVPVASFYEKTGTYINCDGIKQKVVSKMNKNEPIKTITTIIEDLKSMIEKGTL